The Corythoichthys intestinalis isolate RoL2023-P3 chromosome 1, ASM3026506v1, whole genome shotgun sequence genome has a segment encoding these proteins:
- the LOC130921758 gene encoding gastrula zinc finger protein XlCGF57.1-like, whose translation MREADPETPKIKEEPQEDEIPKFPMTVGVKSEEDEDPSEESGAAKPWSDSSFQHLTTKGEGRPQPEGLLAPLSDSDDVTSHSSDFNTDEEDNDFDQNASKSLKKSSVRRDTKECAVRKPFVCKFCGKRFAEKGSLNKHTRTHTGEKPFPCSVCHKRFSQKAHLNYHTKTHTGEKPFPCSVCGKRFTDKGTLNRHARTHTGERPFPCSDCHKRYFTKAALNTHTLTHTGEKPFACSVCHYTFCTRQRLTRHTRTHTGEKPFACTCCGKRFSQKGSLKTHTKIHTGEKPFACSCCGKRYSEKLYLERHVRTHTGEKPFPCSFCHKRYFTKAQLNIHTRTHTGEKLFACSVCHMRFCTGYQLTKHTRTHTGEKPYACTTCGQRFTEKARLNEHTRRHTGEKPFDCSFCDKSFFDKRLLTSHMRTHTGEKPFVCTSCGKRFSWERSLKKHTITHTGEKRFPCSVCHKRFSQKSYLSYHTKIHTGEKPFVCTACGKRYITKADLNNHTRTHNGKKSFACSVCHKSYFTKANLNRHTLKHTGEKPFACPLCDKRFGRKDELKAHTRTHREKAFSLIT comes from the exons atgagG GAGGCGGATCCAGAGACCCCCAAGATCAAAGAAGAACCACAGGAAGATGAAATCCCCAAGTTTCCAATGACTGTCGGTGTAAAGAGCGAAGAAGATGAAGATCCAAGCGAAGAGAGCGGAGCGGCGAAACCTTGGAGCGACAGCTCATTTCAACATCTGACAACAAAAGGAGAGGGACGACCGCAACCTGAAGGCTTGTTAGCTCCACTCTCGGACAGTGACGACGTTACATCACACTCTTCTGATTTTAACACTGATGAGGAGGATAATGACTTTGatcaaaatgcttcaaaatcccTAAAGAAGTCATCAGTGAGAAGAGACACAAAAGAATGCGCCGTCaggaagccttttgtctgcaaatTTTGTGGTAAACGATTCGCTGAGAAGGGAagtttaaacaaacacacacggacacacacaggagaaaagccttttccctgctcagtttgcCATAAACGATTCTCTCAGAAAGCACATCTAAACTATCACACgaaaacacacactggagaaaagcctttcccATGCTCGGTTTGTGGGAAAAGATTCACAGATAAGGGAACTTTAAACAGACACGCAAGAACGCACACTGGAGAGAGGCCTTTCCCCTGCTCAGATTGCCATAAAAGATACTTCACGAAGGCagctttaaacacacacacacttacacacACCGGGgaaaagcctttcgcctgctcagtttgtcatTATACATTTTGTACGAGGCAACGGTTAACAAgacacacacgtacacacactggggaaaagccttttgcgtgcacatgttgtggtaaaagattctccCAGAAGGGAAGTTtaaaaacacatacaaaaatacacactggagagaagccttttgcctgctcatgCTGCGGTAAAAGATACTCTGAAAAACTTTATTTAGAAAGACACGTCCGTACACACACTGGGgaaaaaccttttccctgctcatTTTGCCATAAACGATACTTCACAAAGGCACAATTAAACAtacacacacgtacacacactggGGAAAAGCTTTTCGCCTGTTCAGTTTGTCATATGAGATTTTGTACAGGGTATCAGTTAACAAaacacacacgtacacacactggagagaagccttatgcctgcacaacttgtggtcaaagattcaccgAAAAGGCACGTTTGAACGAACACACGAGAAGACACacaggagagaagccttttgactGCTCATTTTGCGATAAATCTTTCTTTGATAAACGACTTTTAACATCACACATGCGAACGCACacaggagaaaagccttttgtctgtacATCTTGTGGTAAACGATTCTCTTGGGAgcgaagtttaaaaaaacacacaattacacacaccggagaaaagcgttttccctgctcagtttgcCATAAACGATTCTCTCAGAAATCATATCTAAGCTATCACACTAAaatacacactggagaaaagccttttgtctgcacagctTGTGGTAAAAGATACATCACGAAGGCAGATTTAAAcaatcacacaagaacacacaatgGAAAGAAGTCTTTCGCCTGCTCAGTTTGCCATAAAAGCTACTTCACAAAGGCAAATTTAAACAGACACACACTTAAACACacgggagagaagccttttgcctgccctctttgcgataaaagatttggtCGTAAGGACGAGTTAAAAGCACACACGCGTACACACAGGGAAAAAGCCTTTTCCCTGATCACttag